Proteins from a single region of Kluyveromyces lactis strain NRRL Y-1140 chromosome A complete sequence:
- the GTT3 gene encoding Gtt3p (weakly similar to uniprot|P39996 Saccharomyces cerevisiae YEL017W GTT3 Protein of unknown function with a possible role in glutathione metabolism as suggested by computational analysis of large-scale protein-protein interaction data GFP-fusion protein localizes to the nuclear periphery), whose product MSTVLEKFKKVELIDLADKLGLSVSTSNTKPTLVLKILDHLESLDEPVDLNEYPELQLYYEALAEDNDEEDSEEEESSLDDEEEEDEQDIKEMFDRSDLPTKSPACLWFSNLRFVNKVTNSPYYFRFHEFVDDVQWTTQEWNETVQDYLSTLHTVKQLVLAVELFVFVKSLIQFNWYRFPSPDFVTFYPSQRDFILSVSFWFIFSRMIPSIVSYYFNFVRHELFAIEFDPLVYHLTKVLISLQFLYNSPSVKKEIELLLSSDYSICQLLSHGYNVGLFCWKFQLGHLPLIANSAAVIIALYVLA is encoded by the coding sequence ATGTCCACcgttttggaaaaattcaagaagGTCGAATTGATCGATTTGGCTGATAAACTTGGTTTGTCCGTTAGTACAAGCAATACGAAACCAACATTGGTTCTAAAGATCTTGGATCATTTGGAATCCCTGGATGAACCTGTCGATTTGAACGAATATCCAGAGTTACAGCTATACTACGAAGCGCTAGCagaagataatgatgaagaagatagTGAGGAGGAGGAATCGTCTCtagatgatgaggaagaggaGGATGAACAAGATATTAAGGAAATGTTTGATCGTTCTGATTTGCCAACGAAATCCCCAGCTTGTCTGTggttttcaaatttgagaTTCGTCAACAAGGTCACAAACAGTCCTTACTACTTCAGATTCCATGAATTTGTCGATGACGTCCAATGGACCACTCAGGAATGGAACGAAACCGTACAGGATTATTTGTCTACTTTGCACACTGTGAAACAGTTGGTATTGGCTGTGGAATTGTTCGTTTTCGTTAAATCTTTGATCCAATTCAACTGGTACCGTTTCCCATCTCCAGATTTCGTCACTTTCTATCCAAGTCAAAGGGATTTCATTCTTTCCGTCTCTTTCTGGTTCATTTTCTCCCGTATGATTCCATCCATCGTCTCATactatttcaattttgtcCGTCATGAGTTGTTCGCTATAGAATTTGATCCATTGGTTTACCATTTGACAAAAGTGTTGATCTCTTTACAATTTTTGTACAACTCCCCTAGCgtcaagaaagagatcGAATTGCTGTTATCCTCGGATTATTCCATTTGCCAATTGTTATCCCATGGTTATAACGTGGGTTTGTTCTGTTGGAAATTCCAACTGGGCCACCTACCCTTGATCGCTAACTCCGCTGCCGTGATCATTGCCTTGTACGTTTTGGCTTAG